The Manis javanica isolate MJ-LG chromosome 13, MJ_LKY, whole genome shotgun sequence region TCTTACGGGGTGGATCTGCGGAGAGCCGGATTAAAGCCCCTCTGCCTGGTGCTCCCTGCgtgcccccacccacctccaccggcccagcacacacccacacacccactctaGCCAGACTGAATCACACAGCACCCGGACACCGGCTTCCGTGTCACAAGCCCTTCTGGCAGGTTGTGCCTGGGTCCTGCCGCCCCTGCAGATGCTGTTACCATGGCAATGGGGCTAGCCTGGTGTGGGGGCTTGCTGTGGTGCAGAGGGGATCTCTGGCAGATGCAGGGAGGCACCTGCtggggtgggtggctgggggTGCAGCCCACCTGCTGTCCCTTCTTCACAGCtgccccagggccagggccagggctgggggctcaAAAGTTCAGTCTGGGACCTGTGGGTCTGTTAGAGGCAGGTTTGCCCACCCTGCACCCCTTCCTTAATGGGGACCAGCCCAGATGGTGAGGACGAAAGCAGAGCTTGGGGACCTGAGCAGAATcaagccctccctgaccccacGGGAGTCCCCCCAGGGGCCTTGAGTCTAATAAAGGCCTGAGTCTCAGTCACCTGGGCTGGTCCCCATCTGGCCAGTTTCTGGAGCAATCACTCTCTGCCTGCCGCCTGCTGGAGTGTTTGTCATTAGGAAGGTTTAATGGCTTTCCTCTCAGCCTGGGGGGCTAGGGCCAGCCACCTGCTCAGCTGCCTCGCCCTGCAGACTCCTGCCACTGCCTGGGgtgcccgaggcaggccacagcCCTGCTGTTTGCACCAATGGTTCCAGGGGCTTGGGAAGCGATCATCCCCCTCCTGGCCCAATTGAGCCTCTGGGAAGAATCAGAAATGGGTGCTTGGGAAGCATGGGGGTCTGAGGAGTTCTAGTCCAAGGCAAACAGGCCAGCAGAGGAGGGGCCAGGGGTCCACTCAGGCCCCTGGGATGCTGCCAGGGAGGCGTGTGCCTTTTCCTGTGCAGGGCCTGACAGAGAAATGGTCTTCGTGGGACTCCCatctcgtgtgtgtgtgtctgtgtccaagcGTGCCTGTGCCCGTGTGACTCTAGTCCCTACATGTCTGCCCACCATCTGAACGTGGCCACCTGCTTTTGTGGACCTCCCCCTTTGTCTAGTCATGCAGCGGCCAAAACCCAGACATGCAAGAACATTGCTGTTAGATAAAAGTGCCCCCAGAGCCCACTCAGCGTCAGCTGATTCACGATCAAGTAGCTATGGCTTCCCTCACCTGCTCCACattcccagccacccactcctgCCTGCAGAGCCAAGAATCCAGGCCTTCAAGACAAGGCAGATCCCTCCACACCCCTCTGGTCTGGCACCAGTCACCTCCCCTTGGTAATGCACGCACTGCCACCAGCTAACCCAGTGTAGCCAGGgacatggccaggagagaggaagtCAGTGAGCAGCAGGCAGCCTGAGATACACGGTGACCCGTGATCCTGGCCTGGTTTTGGAAGGTGGATTCCTGCCCATTCTAGGTGGGAACAAAAGCCACAGACAAAAGTACTGGCACTGGGCCTGCCTGTgtgtgaggagggagaaggggtggtTCCACTGCAAAGTGCCCATGGGCATCTGAGGAGTGGCACACAAGAAGTGACATGTCCACCCATACCCAGCCCCACTTTCCACGTGGGTCTCCAGGTCTTGTGTGTATTCTGGACCGAGATCCAGCAACCCCAATTTCCAACGTTTGTGAGAATTCAGAATCAGAGACCTTGAACTCCCCACCCACCACTGCCACATTCACCTTGGAGATTTGCCTCCAAATAAATACATACTTGGAGGGGGGGAGGTCCAGGTTTCTTTTCTTAAGCAGGTATAAAGTGCCTCTCAAGGTGCTTATCCAGGAATCAATTCTCTTCCTATGTCAAACTtgttaatttaaatgaaaattaattgcttttcttgaagatttctttaaaaattggttttaaaTGAGTGCATTAGGCAGCCACATTTATTATTCATTGGTTTCGTTCTCAATATGGCCCCGGTGTCCCGAGTTCCCGGAGATGCCAGCACGGAGCGGAGATGATTCAATCAGGGAGGCCATTAATTAGACATGGGGAGATGGGGAGCAGGGTGCGGCTCTTTGCATAATGTTCCCGCTCCGGATTCGGTGGGGGCCGTGAGGCCACGCGCTGGGGAAACATGTGGGAGTCCAGCACGGTCCTTTTTCCCGACCACCGACCCCAGAGGTGACTGCACGTCCCTTACCGAGTGCCTCACCCAGGCCACCACGGATGTGGCAGGCATAAGGCCCCCATTTTGTTCTTGCCCTTCTGTGAACCCCAGCCACCACCCCCTTGGCCATATTGCCTGGGGTCCTGAGGATTTGACCCCTGCTCACGTCTTCGATCTCTCCCCACCACCTCACACGCCCCTGGTATTTCCTAGCTTTGCGCATCCCCGTACTTCCAGGTAAATTGGCTCCAGGCATGGGGGGGTCGGTGTGCTTTACAGAAGGCACCCAGCACACCTTCAggctgttttttgtgtgtgtgattagtGAACTCAGAACAGGTGCAACTGCTTTAAAAAGACTTTGAAATTACAaagcaaagggggaaaaaaaggaaagattctACTGTGTCTTCTAATACCCACATTCTTCAAAGCAGCCAAATTGTTAAAAAGCCATTTTAAAAGTTGCCAGACAGCTCCTCTAGGCACTGGGAGTggtcagagggaaaaaaacagccaCAAAGAATATTCATTGGTGGCCGGTTTTCAACATTTTGATAAAAGATAATTCTCAGTTCAGATCAAACTGCTTTTAAACGAAATATTTCCAAACAAAACAAGTTCGGATTGGGTCTCAGTGCCTTGGCCTCCTGCAGGGCTCGCCCTGCCACGTGCCCCAGCCGGGCCCCCCCCCGACCCCCGCCCCAGGCCCGGCTCGCCTGCCCCCTGGTTCACAAAGCCTGTGGCCCCGTGGATCTCCAGACCCAGACTCACCCTCCACCATGCCTCCTCCGGCCGGGGCGAGACACGGAGAGCAACTGAAGCATCAAACGTCAAAGGTCCCATTTATTCCGGCAACGCGGAAAGAAAAAGtgtaaataaaacaagaaaccaATCCATGCACTCAACTCCTGGGAGGGGAGGCGGGGCGGGGAGAGATTAAAGAGAGAGACGGCGGGCAGAGAGAACCGGAAAGTCAGAGCTGTAGAGAGACAGAGCGACTTCCGTAAAAAGGCAGGCGGAGTGCGCCTCCGAATGCAGGAATCAACAAAGGAGAAGAGACGGAATgcacagaggcagggaagggaagcGCGGTGGAAAGGTCGGGAGAGAAAGAAAGTGCGGGAGGGGACAGATGGAGGAGGCGGGCGGTAGGCCGGGCCGCCCTAGGGATCCCCAGCGGTGCTGATGACGTGGAAGAGGGTGACGTTGTAGAGCACCTGGTGGCCATTGTTCCAGGTGTAGAGCGCCCGCTCGCGGGGGTTGTAATCCAGCATGGAGATGTGGGAATACTGGTTGTGGAAGGGCACGTCCGTGTACTCGTAACTGGACGTGTTGGTGAAGTAGGCGAAGTAGACCTTGGCCCCGGCCAGGTGGGAGTTGGTCACGTAGAGCACACCGCAGATCATGAAGGCCTCGCCGGCGCTGCGCTTGGGGTAGCCGGTGTCCCAGGACCGCACGACCTCGAGGGTGTGCGGGTCCAGCCGGCTGACCACGATGTTGCCCGCGTTCTGGTTGGTGGTGTACACGGCCCAGAGCCCGCTCTCATCCACCATGAAGTCCATGTCGGAGAAGCCGCCCCAGGAGTACGGGAAGGTATTGTTGTAGCCGGCACCGGGGAGGCTCCTCTGGACCAGCACGGAGCGCGAACGGAAGTGGTACTTGACCGCCACGTTGCTCTGGTACTTGTTGTAGAACAGCGAGCCGTTGTACACCACGTGCCCCGTGCCCGCCCACGGCTGGGGCAGCAGGTGCTGGATAAAGTTCTGGCCCTTGATGAAGTCTCCCAGACTGCGAAACTCCAGGACCCGCCGGCCCTTGTAGTAGCCATCCATGTACCAGACCTACGAAACAGCCGCAGGTCACGGGGGGCCACCCCCAGCAACCACTCAGCGATCAACCACGGTCCCTAAGTGGTCATGCCTCAGTCATGGGACATCCGGTGGCCATTCATGACCAATCACAGTCCCAGTGACTGGGATCATTTGGTCAGGAGTGCCACTGGTCTTCAGACTCAGTGGTCTTGCTTGATCCCTAAGGATCAGGGGAAATCTCAGTGCCTGGCAGCCCACTGGGCCCAGGAATTCACCGGTCCCGGTCATTGGCTGTTGGATGGTTAGCGCGTGGTCACTGGACAGCCCTCATGGTAAGAGGTCACCTGGATTCACCGCCCATGGATAATCCCTGTAACCACAAGGTGACCAGGTTGTCATCCATCACCGCCATCAATATCACTGCCACCACATTAACTAGCATTGTGCGTGCCCTTGCTCAAGCTGGTTATGGGCCAAGCGCCTTAAAAACTTTAATGCCAACATTATCACCACCATTCtgtagataaggaaattgaggctcagaaacaTTAAGGAACCCACTCAAGATCCCCTAGTTAAGAATTGGTGGAAGCAGGACACAAATCCAAGTCTGATTGCCATACTCAAGCTCTCAACCTCTTGGTTGAATCACCATGTTCCCTGGGAGGCCAGTGATCCTGGTGGTGCAGTGGCGATTTGTCACCTCTGACCTATGACACCCAGTGACCCCATCAGTCACTAGGACAGTCACTGGACAGCTAGTGGATGGCTGCTGGGGGTCAGAGGCGATGGCAATCGTGACGATGGGAGCCATTGGAAGTTCAAAGGTCAACAGACTGGGGGATTCACAGGGCTGGAAGGTCCTTGGTCACCTGGTGGTCACTAAGCAGGCAAGGGGGGTTCCAAGGGCCCTAAAGATCCTGGGACACTTAAAGCTACAAGAGAATCATTGGTGTGGAGTCGCTGGGCATCTCTGGGCAGCCACAGACTATTTCTCCCCAGCCTCTGACCCCTGGGGTGAGCACAGTCACTCACCCGGCTATCCGCACTGGGGGCCATCGTGTCGGTCATCCAGGAGCCAAAGCGGGACCCCATGGCCCGAATAGTGATAGGATTACTGACGCCGGTCAGCTTTCCGCAGCCTGGGAAGCAGGAACAAGGGGCATGAGGGTGGCAGATGGGAAAGGCCCAAGGGAGGCAGGGCAAGGATGAGGGCGTGTGGTCAAACCGGGAAGTGCTGGGACAAGGGGCAAGAGAGGGTCCAGAAATCTGGTCCCAAGATGGACTTAGGCTGGGGGTTAGGGATTGGAGGTCAAGGATCAGAGTATTTTCCAGTTTCTGGGTAATGGGTCGAAGTTTAGAAGATAGGGGTCAAAACCACGTCCGGGTCCTGGGCACACAGTGGGATTGGGGTTGGGCATGGAGGTCAGAGGTCAAAGTCTAGGGTGAAGGCATACCGAGCTTCTGGGCGCAGGCATGGAGCCGGGCCTCCAGGGCCAGCACCCGCTGCTGCAGGTCCTCGTACCCGAAGGCGCCCATCTCCTCCTGGATGGCGGCCAGACTGCCGGAGAGATTCCTCACCTCTTCCCGCAGGCGCACGATGGTCCGTGTGTCCGCCTTATACTGCTCCAGGACCGAGCTCAGAGGCAACAGCTCCGTCATCCTGTCCTTCAGCTCCTGTCCGCCATCACAGAACCCTTGCTGATCCCTGCCTGACCTCTGACCCAGAACTGACCCCACCTTTTGACCCACAACTTCAGCCCTCCCCTTTGATGCCCACCTGGACCGACATTTGGCCCATCTCGGACCCTAGATCCCAGCCAACCCTGACGTGACCCCATTCTCAGAACTCATGGGCCCCTTGACCACTGACCTGAACCCACAGGCACCCACCTGGAAGCTCTTGGCCGAGAGGGACCCATCGGCCGCCCGGAGCCGCGCGTCCAGGCTGCGCATGAGGGTCTCCATGCTGCGCACATACTGTAGGTCACGGTACGTCCGCAATTCAAGGACCTCCATGGACTGCGAGACGTTCTGGACCTAGGAACCAGGGACGTTAGGGAGGGCCAGGCTCTTACCCAGGCCTGCCCCCAACATGCCACAGGCAAGACCTTTG contains the following coding sequences:
- the OLFM2 gene encoding noelin-2 isoform X2, with the translated sequence MWPLAVPPPPLVLLLCSGLAGQTLFQSPEEGWQLYTSAQAPDGKCICTAVIPAQSTCSRDGRSRELRQLLEKVQNVSQSMEVLELRTYRDLQYVRSMETLMRSLDARLRAADGSLSAKSFQELKDRMTELLPLSSVLEQYKADTRTIVRLREEVRNLSGSLAAIQEEMGAFGYEDLQQRVLALEARLHACAQKLGCGKLTGVSNPITIRAMGSRFGSWMTDTMAPSADSRVWYMDGYYKGRRVLEFRSLGDFIKGQNFIQHLLPQPWAGTGHVVYNGSLFYNKYQSNVAVKYHFRSRSVLVQRSLPGAGYNNTFPYSWGGFSDMDFMVDESGLWAVYTTNQNAGNIVVSRLDPHTLEVVRSWDTGYPKRSAGEAFMICGVLYVTNSHLAGAKVYFAYFTNTSSYEYTDVPFHNQYSHISMLDYNPRERALYTWNNGHQVLYNVTLFHVISTAGDP
- the OLFM2 gene encoding noelin-2 isoform X3, whose amino-acid sequence is MARWTQTLFQSPEEGWQLYTSAQAPDGKCICTAVIPAQSTCSRDGRSRELRQLLEKVQNVSQSMEVLELRTYRDLQYVRSMETLMRSLDARLRAADGSLSAKSFQELKDRMTELLPLSSVLEQYKADTRTIVRLREEVRNLSGSLAAIQEEMGAFGYEDLQQRVLALEARLHACAQKLGCGKLTGVSNPITIRAMGSRFGSWMTDTMAPSADSRVWYMDGYYKGRRVLEFRSLGDFIKGQNFIQHLLPQPWAGTGHVVYNGSLFYNKYQSNVAVKYHFRSRSVLVQRSLPGAGYNNTFPYSWGGFSDMDFMVDESGLWAVYTTNQNAGNIVVSRLDPHTLEVVRSWDTGYPKRSAGEAFMICGVLYVTNSHLAGAKVYFAYFTNTSSYEYTDVPFHNQYSHISMLDYNPRERALYTWNNGHQVLYNVTLFHVISTAGDP
- the OLFM2 gene encoding noelin-2 isoform X1 gives rise to the protein MSVPLLKIGAVLSTVAMVTNWMSQTLPSLVGLNGTVSRAGASEKITLFQSPEEGWQLYTSAQAPDGKCICTAVIPAQSTCSRDGRSRELRQLLEKVQNVSQSMEVLELRTYRDLQYVRSMETLMRSLDARLRAADGSLSAKSFQELKDRMTELLPLSSVLEQYKADTRTIVRLREEVRNLSGSLAAIQEEMGAFGYEDLQQRVLALEARLHACAQKLGCGKLTGVSNPITIRAMGSRFGSWMTDTMAPSADSRVWYMDGYYKGRRVLEFRSLGDFIKGQNFIQHLLPQPWAGTGHVVYNGSLFYNKYQSNVAVKYHFRSRSVLVQRSLPGAGYNNTFPYSWGGFSDMDFMVDESGLWAVYTTNQNAGNIVVSRLDPHTLEVVRSWDTGYPKRSAGEAFMICGVLYVTNSHLAGAKVYFAYFTNTSSYEYTDVPFHNQYSHISMLDYNPRERALYTWNNGHQVLYNVTLFHVISTAGDP